From a region of the uncultured Desulfatiglans sp. genome:
- a CDS encoding putative regulatory protein (CxxC_CxxC_SSSS) (Evidence 3 : Putative function from multiple computational evidences), which translates to MPIYEFRCLQCGAFLEKLLTRSDEPVELVCPECRSESFERVVSRTNYVMGVGPGGKSPKITAKSCGSGNECMTLDLPGPGK; encoded by the coding sequence ATGCCTATCTACGAATTTCGCTGCCTGCAGTGCGGGGCCTTTCTCGAGAAGCTGTTGACGCGCTCGGATGAGCCGGTCGAGCTGGTTTGTCCTGAGTGCCGGTCCGAATCCTTCGAGCGGGTGGTTAGTCGGACCAATTATGTCATGGGTGTCGGGCCCGGGGGTAAATCACCGAAAATTACTGCGAAGTCATGCGGTTCAGGCAACGAGTGTATGACTCTGGACCTTCCCGGCCCCGGAAAATAG
- a CDS encoding conserved hypothetical protein (Evidence 4 : Unknown function but conserved in other organisms), producing MCYGVETMAENEPKAEALQELNVDDEALIMDLFYERMVPLLERADARIGTLNCRFAGDVYRHWTLHFCSAGSSFQITGLEYDEMSDELSLDL from the coding sequence GTGTGCTACGGGGTCGAGACAATGGCAGAGAATGAACCGAAGGCGGAAGCCTTGCAGGAATTGAACGTCGATGACGAGGCGCTTATCATGGACCTCTTTTACGAGCGGATGGTACCCCTGCTCGAGCGGGCCGACGCCAGAATAGGGACCCTGAATTGCCGTTTTGCCGGAGATGTTTACAGACATTGGACCCTCCATTTTTGTTCGGCCGGTTCTTCCTTTCAGATTACGGGCTTGGAGTACGACGAGATGAGCGATGAGCTGAGCCTCGACCTCTGA
- a CDS encoding conserved hypothetical protein (Evidence 4 : Unknown function but conserved in other organisms), translating into MLLDRQLHGRDFIKRPTCPFCGLLIEPPKELRTCRPGEMPVGTCSCGAVYACDVTGRHSGEALIESLVFSCDMDWDLAWNLLPEEDYKYEIVDHYDLANHMIVPGGFFEGRRVSGVLFFVRLHKDVLEVSADGVRRKMEDAVPSFYERKMRRRPVKCRVSKTELEQLVRDFNADALIEFAREDPKIIRMVQRFLYSGDRLFRQRAAELLGRIAAVVGESEPKAVSNLLQNLFYAVSDTAASTWGAFEAIGEIIARKPDLFAGYMPQLYPFLTDATRRSQTVQALARIAASVPQLLRKITFHFIPLLKDPDPEVRGQTVRLLGYLQAGELKDDMTELLSDEHELVLYDSGRLEKTSVGAIAAEALQRL; encoded by the coding sequence ATGCTTTTGGATCGACAGCTTCACGGAAGAGATTTTATCAAACGGCCCACCTGTCCCTTTTGTGGGCTTCTGATTGAGCCGCCTAAGGAACTCAGGACCTGCAGGCCTGGTGAAATGCCTGTCGGAACCTGCAGTTGCGGGGCGGTTTATGCCTGTGATGTCACGGGTCGTCATAGCGGGGAGGCCTTGATCGAGTCTCTGGTGTTCTCCTGTGACATGGACTGGGATTTGGCCTGGAACCTGTTGCCGGAAGAGGACTATAAGTACGAGATCGTTGACCATTACGACCTTGCAAATCACATGATCGTTCCTGGGGGATTCTTCGAGGGGCGGCGTGTTTCTGGGGTTCTTTTTTTCGTTCGGCTGCACAAAGATGTCCTGGAGGTGAGCGCAGACGGCGTCAGGCGAAAAATGGAGGATGCCGTTCCTTCCTTTTACGAGCGTAAGATGCGCAGACGCCCGGTGAAGTGCAGGGTTTCCAAGACGGAACTGGAGCAGCTGGTTCGAGATTTCAACGCCGATGCCCTGATCGAATTCGCCCGTGAGGACCCGAAGATCATCCGCATGGTGCAGAGGTTTCTCTACTCGGGGGATCGGCTTTTCAGGCAGCGTGCAGCCGAATTGCTGGGTCGTATTGCGGCTGTGGTAGGGGAATCTGAACCAAAGGCGGTTTCGAATCTTCTGCAAAACCTGTTTTACGCCGTTTCGGACACGGCGGCTTCGACATGGGGCGCCTTCGAGGCGATCGGCGAGATCATTGCCCGTAAACCCGACCTTTTTGCCGGTTATATGCCACAGCTCTATCCCTTTCTCACGGATGCGACGCGCCGATCTCAGACGGTACAGGCGTTGGCGAGAATAGCTGCCTCCGTCCCTCAGTTGCTGCGCAAGATCACCTTCCACTTCATCCCGCTGTTGAAAGATCCGGACCCCGAGGTTCGTGGGCAGACCGTCAGACTGCTCGGATATCTGCAGGCCGGTGAATTGAAGGACGATATGACCGAGCTTCTGTCGGATGAACATGAACTCGTCCTTTATGATTCCGGGCGTCTCGAAAAGACGTCTGTCGGAGCAATCGCTGCGGAGGCTCTTCAGCGTCTATGA
- a CDS encoding conserved hypothetical protein (Evidence 4 : Unknown function but conserved in other organisms) — MNIRCCISGPDGDWEPGAADLDTPFMLGPGAAHPQMTVGDFFEAVKSFLTADEVIREPFSPAYGEEVPLPFQDAGEEWLIRMEKHGAFYHIASVEGGCPGSRRRFAVVSALEETGKRFLKDDVRNIGRLLEKRDGGDLPVAYWMAEIPSSYGEGKPGWLMVLSEWLEDYHEWHHTLGEGTSHIVIWDRVGGGRRADEAEYTAIYRGVSRLLALHYNPVTFERIDLWHHAAGDFVVSRFGDDLRVRLTTVRRYEPMPFFAGESGVDPRIPLVYLFLESALKTRCDRHDGTGEVAWAEDDVLGPTLDGFCLGLKEKEADRDGIPESAGHLLELLKQFSAEELLQVHSSLLQLYEREDPEELRMMQIRLPEHCRALFRTIQSASLRGFQVADRAQPAGRPTGRP, encoded by the coding sequence ATGAACATCCGTTGTTGCATATCCGGTCCCGACGGTGACTGGGAACCGGGCGCCGCCGATCTTGACACCCCGTTTATGCTGGGGCCTGGAGCAGCGCATCCTCAGATGACCGTTGGGGATTTTTTTGAAGCCGTTAAGAGCTTCTTGACGGCCGATGAGGTCATTCGTGAGCCTTTCTCGCCGGCCTACGGGGAAGAGGTGCCGCTTCCCTTTCAGGACGCGGGAGAGGAATGGCTGATTCGCATGGAGAAACATGGGGCCTTTTATCATATCGCCAGTGTCGAAGGAGGATGTCCAGGAAGCAGACGCAGGTTTGCGGTGGTCTCCGCCCTCGAAGAGACCGGGAAGCGCTTTCTCAAGGACGATGTTCGGAATATTGGCCGCCTTCTGGAGAAAAGGGACGGGGGAGATCTTCCCGTTGCATACTGGATGGCTGAGATCCCTTCTTCCTATGGTGAGGGGAAACCCGGCTGGCTCATGGTGCTGTCGGAATGGCTCGAAGACTATCATGAATGGCATCACACGCTGGGCGAGGGAACATCACACATCGTGATCTGGGATCGAGTCGGGGGGGGACGTCGTGCCGATGAAGCGGAATACACCGCCATTTATCGCGGGGTATCGCGTCTCCTGGCCCTGCACTACAACCCCGTGACTTTCGAGCGGATCGATCTCTGGCACCATGCGGCGGGGGATTTCGTGGTCTCTCGGTTCGGAGACGATCTGCGGGTCAGGTTGACGACGGTCAGGCGCTATGAACCGATGCCCTTTTTCGCGGGAGAGAGCGGTGTCGATCCCAGGATTCCTCTGGTCTATCTTTTCCTCGAATCAGCGCTCAAGACCAGATGCGACCGACACGACGGCACCGGCGAGGTCGCTTGGGCAGAAGACGATGTGCTGGGCCCCACGCTGGACGGTTTTTGCCTTGGCTTGAAAGAAAAAGAAGCGGATCGTGACGGGATTCCTGAAAGCGCAGGCCATCTTCTGGAACTCCTCAAGCAGTTTTCAGCGGAGGAACTGCTGCAGGTCCATTCTTCCCTGCTTCAGCTTTATGAAAGAGAGGACCCGGAGGAACTTCGGATGATGCAAATCCGGTTGCCGGAGCACTGCCGGGCCCTGTTCAGGACCATCCAAAGTGCGTCTCTACGAGGCTTTCAAGTGGCTGACCGAGCACAGCCGGCAGGGAGACCAACAGGTCGGCCTTGA
- a CDS encoding conserved hypothetical protein (Evidence 4 : Unknown function but conserved in other organisms) — MSSLDTPSLQHDLFERYRELADAADGAFRRFQSDYGDRVLCKPGCRDCCHAVFGLFLIEAAWIHVHFEGLSRKDRRPAMLRCEKSRKEIEKLRTRIMPFTDDPFRSNRLMAQERIRCPMLLDTGLCLIYPWRPITCRIYGVPTVIQGRIRHCPKSGFGPDEAYPAFSLDTVFRELYDLSRSLLAGLKQGDPLKADLLVSLPAVLGQPLESLVETHFGWS; from the coding sequence GTGAGTTCTCTCGACACCCCAAGCCTTCAGCATGACCTTTTCGAGCGCTATCGAGAGCTGGCCGATGCAGCCGACGGTGCCTTCCGGAGGTTCCAGTCCGATTACGGCGATCGTGTCCTCTGCAAACCAGGCTGCCGGGATTGCTGCCATGCCGTATTCGGGCTCTTCCTGATCGAAGCTGCATGGATCCATGTCCATTTCGAGGGTCTTTCCCGCAAAGACCGGCGTCCGGCGATGCTTCGCTGCGAAAAGAGCCGCAAAGAGATCGAAAAACTTCGAACACGGATCATGCCATTTACGGACGACCCCTTCCGATCCAACCGTCTGATGGCCCAGGAACGGATCCGGTGTCCGATGCTCCTCGACACGGGCCTGTGCCTCATCTACCCTTGGCGGCCTATCACCTGCCGTATTTATGGAGTCCCGACCGTCATCCAGGGGCGCATCCGCCACTGCCCGAAGTCGGGTTTCGGGCCTGATGAGGCATATCCCGCATTCTCTCTGGATACCGTTTTCCGCGAACTGTATGACCTTTCCAGATCCCTGCTGGCAGGGCTGAAACAAGGCGACCCCCTCAAGGCCGACCTGTTGGTCTCCCTGCCGGCTGTGCTCGGTCAGCCACTTGAAAGCCTCGTAGAGACGCACTTTGGATGGTCCTGA
- a CDS encoding Tetratricopeptide repeat protein: MKVPQDSEAFIAEQKEILKSNPECANTSYNLGVSLMEGGHLDEAIKVFNDAIGNSVRMFEAYVNLGYIYFKKGDLERVAEVNLKAIGLEPRYARGYANLGFAYLQMSRTDEAIEALKKAIELNPKIAQAWSNLVNAYLQKEEIEKAIETGQELVALAPDFALGHNNLAFAYYAAEDYAKAIEHLDRAIALGFEAHPEFIKRLLPYRKP; the protein is encoded by the coding sequence ATGAAAGTACCGCAGGATTCCGAAGCGTTTATCGCGGAGCAGAAAGAGATTCTGAAGTCCAATCCCGAATGCGCCAACACCAGTTACAATCTGGGGGTCTCCCTGATGGAGGGGGGCCACCTGGACGAAGCCATAAAGGTCTTCAACGACGCTATCGGGAACAGCGTCAGGATGTTCGAGGCGTATGTAAATCTCGGGTATATCTATTTCAAGAAAGGCGATCTCGAACGGGTCGCCGAGGTCAACCTGAAGGCCATCGGACTGGAGCCACGTTATGCAAGGGGCTACGCCAACCTAGGATTCGCCTACCTGCAGATGAGCCGAACGGATGAGGCGATCGAGGCCCTGAAAAAGGCCATCGAACTCAATCCAAAGATCGCCCAGGCCTGGAGCAACCTGGTGAATGCCTACCTGCAGAAAGAGGAAATCGAGAAGGCGATTGAAACCGGACAGGAGCTCGTCGCGCTTGCACCGGATTTCGCGCTGGGACACAACAACCTCGCCTTCGCCTACTATGCAGCCGAAGACTACGCCAAGGCGATCGAACACCTGGACCGAGCGATCGCTCTCGGGTTCGAGGCTCACCCTGAATTTATCAAGCGGCTGCTCCCCTATCGCAAACCATAA
- the dsvD gene encoding Protein DsvD: MEDIKKAIMDFATSSKKSKFYFKDMEKAVQESMPDAKSREIKKAATALINEEKLIYFSTGSSTMYGLKGRGQTEDH, encoded by the coding sequence ATGGAAGATATCAAAAAGGCCATCATGGACTTCGCTACATCGAGCAAAAAGTCCAAATTCTATTTTAAAGATATGGAAAAGGCCGTTCAGGAATCCATGCCTGATGCAAAGTCCCGCGAGATCAAGAAGGCGGCGACAGCGCTGATCAACGAAGAGAAGCTGATCTATTTTTCGACCGGAAGCAGCACGATGTACGGTCTGAAGGGCAGAGGTCAGACAGAAGACCACTAG
- the dsvB gene encoding Sulfite reductase, dissimilatory-type subunit beta codes for MALSTERLGLYNPEKPMENRITDLGPRHFWQYFPPIIRNNYGKWTHHEILEPGVLVHFSETGDKVFTVRCGGCRFMTVEHVREICDIADKYCEGHMRFTTRNNIEFLVDSSDKLEALKKDLMSRKHVSGSYKFPIGGTGAGLTNIVHTQGYIHCHTPATDASSMVKAVMDDLFDYFQGMTLPAQVRVSMACCLNMCGAVHCSDIALLGYHRKPPIVDAEVLDSVCEIPLVIAACPTGAISPTKTESGKKAVKIKEERCMFCGNCYTMCMALPLSDKEGDGVTILAGGKISNRISPPKFSKVVVPFLPNNFPRYPEVCQTVKQIIEAYASDAKKYERIGDWAERIGWEKFFEKTNIPFTEHLIDDYRLQYDTYRTSTQFKYTEAAWEVSRAAGGIED; via the coding sequence ATGGCTCTATCAACCGAAAGACTCGGACTCTATAACCCTGAAAAACCCATGGAAAACCGCATTACCGACCTCGGTCCGCGGCATTTCTGGCAGTACTTTCCCCCGATCATCCGGAACAACTACGGCAAGTGGACCCACCACGAGATCCTCGAACCCGGCGTCTTGGTCCACTTCTCGGAGACCGGCGACAAGGTCTTCACCGTGCGCTGCGGCGGCTGCCGTTTCATGACGGTCGAGCACGTCCGCGAGATCTGCGATATCGCCGACAAATACTGCGAAGGACATATGCGTTTCACCACCCGGAACAACATCGAATTCCTGGTGGACAGCTCCGATAAGCTCGAGGCCTTGAAAAAGGACCTCATGAGCCGCAAGCACGTCTCCGGCAGCTATAAATTCCCCATCGGCGGCACCGGCGCCGGCCTGACCAACATCGTTCACACGCAGGGTTACATCCACTGCCATACCCCGGCAACGGATGCCTCCTCCATGGTCAAGGCCGTGATGGACGATCTGTTCGACTATTTCCAGGGCATGACCCTGCCGGCGCAGGTCCGCGTTTCCATGGCCTGCTGCCTGAATATGTGCGGCGCTGTGCACTGCTCCGATATCGCCCTGCTCGGGTATCACCGCAAGCCGCCGATCGTCGATGCGGAGGTCTTGGACTCGGTCTGCGAGATCCCGCTGGTCATCGCGGCCTGCCCGACCGGCGCCATCTCCCCGACCAAGACGGAATCCGGAAAGAAGGCGGTCAAGATCAAGGAAGAGCGCTGCATGTTCTGCGGCAATTGCTACACCATGTGCATGGCCCTGCCGCTTTCGGACAAAGAAGGCGACGGCGTGACCATCCTGGCCGGCGGCAAGATCTCCAATCGGATCTCGCCTCCCAAATTCTCCAAGGTCGTGGTGCCCTTCCTGCCCAACAACTTCCCCAGGTATCCTGAGGTATGTCAGACTGTCAAGCAGATCATCGAAGCCTATGCCTCCGACGCCAAGAAGTACGAGCGGATCGGCGACTGGGCCGAGCGGATCGGCTGGGAAAAGTTCTTCGAAAAGACGAACATCCCCTTTACCGAGCACCTGATCGATGATTACCGCTTGCAGTACGATACCTACAGGACCTCCACCCAGTTCAAATACACCGAGGCTGCTTGGGAGGTTTCGAGGGCCGCCGGCGGGATAGAGGACTAA
- the dsvA gene encoding Sulfite reductase, dissimilatory-type subunit alpha, with the protein MAFEPKEEQKELKYQELRIYKDDELKNYTEEELKNFKIKHATPMLDDLEKGPWPSFVADAKREALHRHKLSTDRMLIERDVVEDMLGQLQDSFNDGETHWKHGGIVGVFGYGGGVIGRYSDMPEKYPSIAHFHTMRVNQPASKFYNTDYLRSLCDLWEYRGSGLMNMHGSTGDIIFLGTFTEQLEPIFYELTHILQQDLGGSGSNLRTPSCCIGKARCEWSCIDTQDMCYELTHHYQDELHRPAFPYKFKFKFDGCPNGCVASIARSDMSFIGTWRDNIRIDQEAVKAYIGGEIPPNAGAHKGRDWGKFDIQKEVLDLCPTQCMWMEDGKLKIDDKECTRCMHCINVMPQALRPGLDTGVSLLFGAKAPILEGAQMSVLTIPFMKAEPPYDNIKEIVEKVWDWWMEEGKNRERLGELIQRYGIPKFLEILEIPPMPQMVKEPRSNPYIFWKAEDVPGGWERDINDYRSRHKR; encoded by the coding sequence ATGGCTTTCGAACCAAAAGAAGAGCAAAAAGAACTAAAATATCAAGAGCTTCGCATCTACAAGGATGATGAACTCAAGAATTACACCGAGGAAGAGCTCAAGAATTTCAAGATCAAGCACGCCACGCCCATGTTGGACGACCTCGAGAAAGGCCCCTGGCCGAGCTTCGTCGCCGACGCGAAACGCGAAGCCTTGCACCGCCACAAACTCTCCACCGACCGGATGCTCATCGAAAGAGACGTCGTGGAAGACATGCTCGGCCAGTTGCAGGACTCGTTCAATGACGGCGAAACCCACTGGAAGCACGGCGGCATCGTGGGCGTCTTCGGATACGGCGGCGGCGTCATCGGCCGTTACTCCGACATGCCCGAGAAGTACCCCTCGATCGCCCATTTCCACACGATGCGTGTCAACCAGCCCGCCAGCAAGTTTTACAACACCGATTATCTCCGCTCCCTCTGCGACCTCTGGGAATATCGCGGCAGCGGATTGATGAATATGCACGGTTCGACCGGCGACATCATCTTCCTCGGAACCTTCACCGAGCAGCTCGAGCCCATTTTTTACGAGCTGACCCATATCCTCCAGCAGGACTTGGGCGGATCGGGCTCGAACCTCCGGACCCCCTCCTGCTGCATCGGAAAGGCCCGCTGTGAATGGTCCTGCATCGACACGCAGGATATGTGCTACGAGCTAACCCATCACTATCAGGATGAGCTTCACAGACCGGCGTTCCCGTACAAGTTCAAATTCAAGTTCGACGGCTGCCCCAACGGCTGCGTCGCCTCCATCGCCCGCTCCGATATGTCCTTCATCGGCACCTGGCGCGACAACATCCGGATCGACCAGGAAGCGGTCAAGGCTTACATCGGCGGCGAGATCCCGCCCAACGCCGGCGCCCACAAAGGCAGAGACTGGGGTAAATTCGACATCCAGAAGGAAGTCCTCGACCTCTGCCCGACCCAGTGTATGTGGATGGAAGACGGCAAGCTCAAGATCGACGACAAGGAATGCACCCGCTGCATGCATTGCATCAACGTGATGCCCCAGGCCCTCCGGCCGGGCTTGGATACAGGCGTGAGCCTCCTGTTCGGCGCCAAGGCCCCTATTCTCGAAGGCGCCCAGATGTCCGTGCTGACCATTCCCTTTATGAAGGCGGAGCCCCCGTACGACAACATCAAAGAAATCGTCGAAAAGGTCTGGGATTGGTGGATGGAAGAGGGGAAAAACCGCGAGCGGCTGGGCGAATTGATCCAGCGTTACGGCATTCCCAAGTTTCTCGAGATCCTGGAGATTCCTCCGATGCCCCAAATGGTCAAAGAGCCGCGCAGCAACCCCTATATCTTCTGGAAGGCGGAAGACGTTCCTGGCGGATGGGAACGGGACATCAACGACTATCGCTCAAGACACAAGAGATAG
- a CDS encoding hypothetical protein (Evidence 5 : Unknown function) — MTIRRYIYYKSNLKYLKIELITIFTRS, encoded by the coding sequence TTGACAATACGACGTTATATCTACTATAAAAGCAATCTTAAGTATTTGAAAATTGAACTAATTACAATATTCACAAGGAGTTAG
- the cobB gene encoding Cobyrinic acid A,C-diamide synthase — translation MYSIPPRITISALRGGSGKTLLSLGLASAWEARGLSVAPFKKGPDFIDAGWMSFAAGRPCRNLDPFLMTREQVIRSFALHASGLDFALVEGNRGLFDGLDVTGCCSTAELAKWLRSPVILVVDVTMSTRTVAAVVKGCQVFDPDLRVCGVILNRVAGPRQENLIREAVATYCGIPVVGSIPKLGKNLFPERHMGLVPHQEREEGRRAVAWTREVVETHVDLAAIEEIMARQGSGNLQVPEEEAATEILPPAPVRIGYILDRSFWFYYPENLEVLERLGARLIRLDAMEDPALPPLDGLYIGGGFPETQAAGLAANAGFRTSLRSAVEKGLPVYAECGGLMYLGEALEIEQAVYPMVGALPVTFELMKRPQGHGYTVLRADAPNPFFREDTVIRGHEFHYSRPRLTRRPEARFAFKVERGHGIDGARDGLWVKNLLGVYTHVHAAGDDLWARRLVEMARKFRGTDREFFHE, via the coding sequence ATGTATTCGATACCCCCCAGAATCACGATCAGTGCGCTGCGCGGAGGGAGCGGCAAGACGCTGCTTTCCCTGGGGCTGGCTTCGGCGTGGGAGGCGCGGGGGTTGTCGGTCGCGCCCTTCAAGAAGGGCCCGGATTTCATCGATGCCGGATGGATGTCTTTCGCTGCCGGTCGGCCATGCCGGAATCTGGATCCTTTCTTGATGACGCGGGAGCAGGTCATCCGGTCTTTTGCACTTCATGCGAGCGGGTTGGATTTCGCCCTGGTAGAGGGGAACAGGGGCCTTTTCGATGGTCTGGATGTGACGGGTTGCTGCAGCACCGCTGAACTGGCCAAATGGCTTCGAAGCCCGGTCATCCTGGTGGTGGATGTGACCATGAGCACCCGGACCGTCGCCGCTGTCGTCAAGGGCTGTCAGGTCTTCGACCCCGATCTGCGGGTCTGCGGTGTCATCTTGAACCGGGTCGCCGGGCCGAGACAGGAAAACCTGATTCGTGAGGCTGTTGCAACCTACTGCGGCATCCCGGTGGTGGGAAGCATTCCCAAACTCGGGAAAAACCTTTTTCCAGAGAGGCACATGGGCCTGGTTCCTCATCAGGAAAGGGAAGAGGGACGCAGGGCGGTCGCATGGACGAGAGAGGTGGTCGAGACCCATGTCGATCTGGCGGCCATCGAGGAGATCATGGCCAGGCAAGGCTCCGGGAATCTGCAGGTCCCCGAAGAGGAGGCCGCGACCGAGATTCTGCCTCCTGCACCGGTCCGCATCGGCTACATCCTCGACCGGTCATTCTGGTTCTATTATCCAGAGAACCTGGAGGTCCTCGAGCGGCTGGGCGCCCGTCTCATCAGGCTCGATGCCATGGAAGACCCTGCTCTGCCGCCGCTCGACGGCCTTTACATCGGCGGCGGGTTTCCCGAGACACAGGCCGCCGGGCTCGCGGCCAACGCGGGGTTTCGCACGTCCCTGAGGTCGGCGGTTGAAAAGGGGTTGCCGGTCTATGCCGAGTGTGGCGGGCTCATGTATCTTGGAGAGGCGCTCGAGATTGAACAGGCGGTCTACCCGATGGTCGGAGCGCTTCCGGTGACGTTCGAACTGATGAAACGGCCGCAGGGGCACGGATATACCGTGCTGCGGGCCGACGCGCCCAACCCGTTTTTCAGGGAAGATACCGTTATCCGGGGACACGAGTTTCACTATTCGCGGCCTCGGTTGACCCGTCGTCCTGAGGCGCGTTTCGCTTTCAAGGTCGAGCGAGGCCACGGGATCGACGGGGCGCGGGACGGGCTCTGGGTCAAGAATCTCTTGGGGGTTTACACGCACGTACACGCCGCAGGGGACGATCTCTGGGCCCGGAGGCTCGTTGAAATGGCTAGGAAATTCAGAGGCACAGATAGGGAATTTTTTCACGAATAG
- the dsvC gene encoding Sulfite reductase, dissimilatory-type subunit gamma — protein MPTVEFEGNTFQVDEDGFIDDFNNWNETWVQYVKGTEGIEELTDEHWKVINVLQEYYKKNGIAPMVRILSKVTGYKLKYIYELFPSGPGKGACKMAGLPKPTGCV, from the coding sequence ATGCCCACGGTAGAATTTGAAGGTAACACCTTCCAGGTCGATGAAGATGGGTTCATCGATGACTTCAATAACTGGAACGAAACTTGGGTGCAATACGTAAAGGGCACGGAAGGGATCGAGGAACTGACCGACGAGCACTGGAAGGTCATCAATGTGCTTCAGGAGTACTACAAGAAAAACGGCATCGCTCCGATGGTGCGGATTCTTTCCAAGGTCACGGGCTACAAGCTGAAATATATCTATGAGCTTTTTCCATCGGGCCCGGGCAAAGGCGCCTGTAAAATGGCCGGTTTGCCCAAACCGACTGGATGCGTTTAA
- a CDS encoding Hydrolase, carbon-nitrogen family, which translates to MQDLRVAAVCMHAIPQAIERNLDRMERLAREAAAHMADVICFPELAVTGYKAKPPVPALEGEDWEKAVARLSAIARDTGAVILAGLVEGAQGRSPYITQAVIAPAGILGLYRKTHLSPPEKTTYHPGAELPVFSFKNSSFGIQICYETHFPEISTALALQGAEILFMPHASPRGTPEEKRNSWMRHLQARAFDNGVFAVACNQVGKTVGGLSFPGVALILGPDGHVVAEYAGRQEQVLVADLKASHLQAIRSHRMRYFLPNRRPDLYKSLLRKPR; encoded by the coding sequence ATGCAAGACCTGCGCGTCGCTGCGGTTTGCATGCATGCCATTCCGCAGGCCATCGAGCGAAATCTGGATCGTATGGAGCGGCTCGCCCGCGAGGCAGCCGCCCATATGGCTGACGTGATCTGCTTCCCTGAGCTGGCCGTAACCGGATACAAGGCAAAGCCACCCGTGCCCGCCCTGGAAGGAGAAGACTGGGAAAAGGCGGTTGCGCGGCTTTCAGCGATCGCTCGAGACACCGGGGCAGTTATCCTGGCCGGACTCGTCGAGGGAGCCCAGGGGCGATCTCCCTATATCACCCAGGCGGTGATCGCCCCGGCAGGCATCCTCGGGTTGTATCGGAAAACCCACCTCTCGCCGCCCGAAAAGACAACCTACCATCCCGGGGCCGAACTTCCGGTTTTTTCCTTCAAAAACAGCTCGTTCGGCATCCAGATCTGCTACGAAACCCATTTCCCGGAGATCTCGACGGCATTGGCGCTCCAAGGCGCGGAGATCCTCTTCATGCCTCATGCCTCCCCGCGGGGCACCCCCGAGGAAAAGCGCAACAGCTGGATGCGGCACCTCCAGGCACGGGCTTTCGACAACGGCGTCTTCGCCGTTGCATGCAATCAGGTGGGCAAGACAGTGGGCGGACTGTCCTTCCCCGGCGTTGCACTGATCCTCGGACCAGACGGACATGTCGTGGCGGAGTACGCCGGCCGGCAGGAGCAGGTCCTCGTCGCGGACCTGAAGGCCAGCCACCTGCAAGCCATCCGCTCCCACCGGATGAGGTACTTTCTCCCCAACCGCCGGCCGGATCTCTACAAAAGCCTCTTGAGAAAACCCCGTTGA